The DNA region CATTTAGCGCGGAAACAATCAAAGAATTAGATACTGCGATTACAAACTTCAGTGAAGCAGACGCATCACAAGTGAAAGCGATTGAAGCACGCACTAACCATGACGTAAAAGCGCTTGAATACTGGTTAAAAGAAAAGTTTGATAGCAATCCTGAAGTTAAAAAGGCCAGCGAATTTATTCACTTTGCCTGTACCTCAGAAGACATTAACAACTTATCTCACGGCTTGATGCTAAAAACTGCGCGTGACAGCGTGATGTTGCCGTTTTTGAATAATCTAATTGCACGTTTAACTGAATTATCAGAGCAATTGGCTAATCAACCAATGCTATCACGCACCCACGGCCAAACTGCATCACCTACCACCATGGGTAAAGAGTTAGCCAACGTGGTATACCGCTTACAACGTCAGCAAAAACAATTAGCTAGCAATGACATTCTAGGCAAAATTAACGGTGCTGTTGGTAACTTTAATGCGCATTTATCTGCATACCCTGATTTTGACTGGGAAGCCTTTGCAAAGGGTTTTGTCTCTTCATTAGGCCTCACTTACAACCCAATGACCATACAAATTGAGCCACATGATTACATGGCAGAACTATACGACACCATAGCGCGCATCAATACAATTCTGATTGATATCAACCGCGATATTTGGGGCTATATCTCTGTAGGTTACTTCAAACAGAAAGTAAAAGCGGGCGAAATCGGTTCATCGACCATGCCACATAAAGTAAACCCGATTGACTTTGAAAACAGCGAAGGCAACTTAGGTTTAGCCAATGCAGTATTGCGCCATATGGCTGAAAAGCTACCGATTTCTCGCTGGCAGCGTGATTTAACCGACTCTACTGTGTTGCGTAATATGGGCGTGGCTTTCGGTTATACCTTATTGGGCTACGATTCTTGCTTACGTGGCTTAAATAAATTAGAAGTAAACCCTGCGCGTTTAGACGAAGATTTAAACAATAGCTGGGAAGTGTTGGCTGAGCCGATTCAAACAGTAATGCGCCGCTATGGTATCGAAAATCCATATGAACAGCTCAAAGAACTGACACGTGGCAAAGGTGGCATCAATCAAAGCTCATTACATACATTTATTAGCGGCTTATCTATTCCAGAAGAGGCTAAGCAAGCATTACTGGCACTGACACCTGCAACTTACACAGGTAAAGCAGCGGAGCTTGTTAAAACGATTAAGTGAGTTTAAATGCATTTAAAAACCAGTAATGACAAGGCGCCTACCCTTGAATAAGCGCCTTATCATCTACGTGTTTTTTTTGTACGTGACTTTCTTATGTGGGAGCGCGCCCGCATATGCGGATAACAATAGCTACCAAGTAGAAATTGAAGCGCCCTCCCCCTTAGAGTCTCTGCTACAGAATCATCTCGACATCATCAAATGGCGTAAAAATCCGCGGATGTCACCTGGCGAGTGGAAGCGCCTATCCGCAGAAGCGCATCAACAAATCAAAGACTTACTGGCAACAGAAGGTTATTTCTCACCAAGCATCAACCTGCAAGCGACACAAAATAATAGCGAATATGTTGCTAAATTTATGATTGAGCCAGGCAACCCTGCTGTAATAGACAAGGTCGACATCACCTTCACTGGTGACATTACACAACAACCAGCTAAAGCGACACCGAGCCAGCAGCAAATTCGTGATGAATGGCCACTAAAATCTGGCATGACGTTCACTCAGACCGCTTGGTCAGAAGCAAAGCGCAACTTACTGAGCAAGCTACTAGTTAACCGTTACCCAAATGCAACTATCACTGACACCAAGGCAGTCATCGATGCCAATCAACAAACTGCATCATTGCAAATCACAGTAGATAGCGGCAGCACTGTGCATTTTGGTGACATACTCATCGAAGGCCTGCAACGCTATCCTGAAAACATCATCCACAACCTTAACCCGATTAAGCCGAATGAGGTATATAGCCAAGCGCAGTTACTGACTTTTCAAACTCGTTTACAAGAGAGCGGCTATTTCCGCGTGGTAGAAGTGACCTCAGATGCTAAAACAGCCTCTCAAGAAACCAACTTGGCGCCAATTAAAGTAAAAGTCGATGAGAATCAATCGATTAAGCTCAGCACAGGTGTGGGTTACAGTACCAACACTGGCGCACGTACACAGTTGACTGTAGATCACTTGAACTTGTTTAACCGCAATTGGCGGATGACTTCCAGCCTCAGATTAGAAGAAAAACTACAATCCATCTCTGGTGTCATTCGGCTGCCAACAACCGAAAATGGTTATCGTGATAGTGCCAATGCCGCCACCACACGCACAGAGATTGAAGGACAAACGACCACGGTGACACAAGCAGGCGTGAAGCGCGCATGGGGAACACTTAAACGTGAGCAGTATGTTGGGGCCAATATACTGTCCGAACACGTTAAGCTAGATAGCGCAGAATCGTCCGATAATTATGCAGCGACATTAGGCTATGGCATCACATTAAGACGCACCGATAACAATTTGAACCCTACGCGTGGCTATCTGTTTAATGCGCAGTTTAATGGTGCGCCGTTAGCATCACTTTCTAATGGTACTTTCTTGCAAAGCTATTTTAAAACACAGGCCTATTACCCAATTACCAAAAGTACGCAACTCATCGCCCGTGCTGAACTAGGGATGGTCAATGGTAAAAATAGCGCACCTGCAGCTTTTCTATTCCGCGCTGGTGGCGACCAATCGGTACGTGGTTACGGCTTCCAAAGCTTAGGTGTCACCGAAGGCGATGCGATTGTGGGTGGGCGCTATCTTGCTACTGGCAGTATTGAAATCATTCAATGGCTAACCCCTGAGTGGGGAGCCGCCATCTTTACTGACTTTGGTAATGCCGCCAACACCGTTAAAGATTTAAAACCTGTCTATGGATACGGCTTGGGGGCCAGATGGAAAAGCCCTGTCGGCCCGATTGGTGCTGATATTGCCTATGGACAGGAAACAGACGAATATCGCATGCATTTCAATATCGGGGTGATATTCTAATGACACGCTACCTGCAAATCCTAATGGTGAGCATTGCCTTATTGCTATTGCCCGCTGCGCATAGTGAATCAACCATTAGTGTCAGTACCAGCTTAGATACTTTTAGCTATGACCTAGACAGTATTCATCTGAAACTAGAAAAACTCAGCGCACGCTGGCAGCTTTCACCTTTTGGCGAGGGAGATTTACTGGTAGAACAATTAAAAGCAAAACGCCTGACTATTACCGTTAAAAACAGCGACACTGAATCTAAAGAATCGCCATTACCTAAAAGTATCAAACTGCCTTTTCCCATTACTATCGAACAGTCAGAAATTAACGAAGTGATTGTTGTAACAGGGGAAGATAGGCAGACATTTCACAATGTTAAATTAAATTTTGAGGGGAATGCAAAGAAACTCAAACTGAATTTATCTCATGCAAGCACGCCGTGGGGAGAAGCTTCGGCACACATCAATATGAGCGCAACCAAGCCATTTAACCTCACAGGTGATGTTTCACTCAAAAAAACAAATACGGATTACCCTTATGACGTTAAAGCGCAGCTGGGCGGCAATCTCAATATTATCAACATCCATTCGAAATCATGGTTAGCACTACAAGATAGAAAAATAAACCTATTAAAATCAGATACTAAACAAGCTGGCGCACAACTCATTATTGATGCACAGCTTGAGTTGAATAAAAACTATGCAATGCAGGTACATGGTCAGCTTCTGGAACTATCCCCTGCCCGTTTAGGCAATTATCCAGAAGCATTACTCAATGTAGAGGTAAACCTAGACGGTGCACTAAAACCCACATTAAATGCAGCCCTCACCATCACAGCACATGATAGTGTTTGGCAACAACAAGCAGTATCAGGCTTAGTAAAAGCACAATTAAACGGCCAAACTCTGGAACAACTAACGTTTGCAGTGAATATTGCCAATAATCAAATTAAAGGCACAGGCAATATCAATAAAGAAAATATGCACTTAACATGGCAGGCAGATTTACCTGACATGAGTAGGTTTGATCAAACCTACGCTGGACAAATAAGTGCAAACGGTACGATTGACGGTGCCATTGACAACCCATCAGCAACACTCAAACTACTCGCGCAAAAACTCCGCCTGTCTAAAGACTTACAGATTGAGCACTTAACAGGTGATGCCAACATCACAGCTGGTGGAAACGGCACGATTGCCGCAACCATTGACGCACAAAAAATAGAATTCGGGAGCTACGCCCCTATCAATGGGAATATCCGATTAAAAGGCACACAAGCTGACCATACCATCACCATCACCGCAGAAAACAAAGAGAATAAATTACAAAGCACGCTCAAAGGTGGCATTCAACTTAAGCAGTCATCAGCAAAAAAACAATGGCTAGGTGTATTGCAACAACTAGATTACGCAGGAGGCACACCTATCAAGCTTAAAGACGCTGCACCGCTCAGTGTTGACCTTGAGCAGCTATCGCTCAAGCAAGCATTACTCACACTGAAAAATGGTGCTATTAATGTCGAACACATACATATAGGCAACGGCGTATTAGATAGCAAAGGCTCACTAGAGAAGATAACCTTAGATGACCTGCCGCCAAACTTATTACAACTACCGAATACGCTGAGCAGTAATGCAGTTTTCTCAGGGAAATGGTTCCTTGAAACTAAAGATACAATCAATGCTCACTTTAGCTTGTGGCGTGATAGCGGAGATATCACTTTTAAAAAGCCAGACGGCACATTGTTACCATTAGAGTTATTAGAAACAAAAGTGGAACTTAACGTTATCAACAATGAGTTAGCAGCTAAGGTCAGTTTAAATGGGAAAAATATTGGCACACTGAATGCTGAAACAGCAACCCGACTTACAAAAGAAGATGCAGGGTTTAGCTTACATAACAATGCACCATTTAAGTTAACCAGCCACGCCCAACTCAATACATTGCTCTGGCTCCCCATGCCATCATCCATGTTGGATGCAGACCTTGATGGTCAACTAACACTATCTGCAAACGCAGATGGCACGATTGAGCACCCCAACCTGAGCGGCGCTATTAATGGCGAAAAAATCAGTTTCAACCTGCCCTCAGAAGGCATTCAATTAAACAATGGTACATTTCAAGCACGCTTTGAAAATGACCAGCTACACATTGAGCAAATGGTCTGGCAAGGCGGCTCAGGCAACCTAAGTGCAAACGGCTGGTTACAGCTTAATCAAGGCAAACCAACCATAGACCTTGCTTGGGCAGCAGATCAATTTACAATACTTTCCAGGACAGATCGCCTGCTCACATTAAGTGGCACAGGTAAAACCGTGCTCGCTGACAGCTTACTCAATATTTCAGGTGATTTCACCGTCAACAAGGGTTTGATAGAACTCGCGCAAGAAGATACACCCACGTTAAGTGATGATGTTGTGATTTTAGGACAAGCTATTGTAGAAAAAGATACTTCATTACAAATTCTACTCAATGGTTTGCATATCAAACTAGGCGATGACTTTACCCTACGCGGACGTGGTTTAGACGCACAATTAACAGGCGCATTAACACTGACTGGCCTTACGGAATACAGACCATACACCGAAGGCAGCATCAATGTCGAAAAAGGCACCTTCATGGCTTATGGCCAGATATTAACCATTGAACGCGGTATTTTAAATTTTAATGGCCCGATGGATAACCCAGGTCTAAATATCCGTGCCATGCGCAATAGCAAACCAGTCAATGCAGGTGTTGAAATAACAGGGAGTGCAACCATTCCAGTAGTGAAACTAGTCTCAGACCCCAACGTACCAGAAACGGATAAACTCGCATGGTTAGTGCTGGGTCACGGCACAGAACAAGCTGGGAAGAATGATTTTGCATTACTCTCGCTCGCCGCTGGCGCTCTGTTCTCACAAGGACAATCTGTACCACTACAAAGCCAAATAGCGCGCGCTGCTGGGCTGGACGAGTTTAGTTTCGCTGGCGGCGATGCTGAGAATGCATCACTTACGTTAGGCAAGCGGCTCACCTCACAACTGTATCTCAGTTACGCAAAAAGCATCAGCAGCCTACAAGATGTCGCCAGACTCACCTTCAACATCACACCACGCTGGGCATTACGCGCCGAAGCTGGCAATGAAAGTGCTGTCGATGTGTTATATACTTTCAGCTTCAAGTAATGAAATAAATCTAATGAACGAAATCCTAGTCCTATATTATTCTCAAGGTGGCGCAGTACGTGAAATGGCGCAGTTGATTGCCCGCGGCGTGCAAAGCGTAGATGGCATTAAAGCGCGTATTCGCACTGTCCCTAAAGTATCAACCAATTGCGAAGCCACAGAATCTGACATCCCTAGCACAGGTGACCCATACGTTGAATTGCAGGATTTAGAAGAATGTATAGGCTTGGCATTAGGCAGCCCTACCCGCTTCGGTAACATGGCGGCACCGATGAAATATTTTCTTGATGGTACTACTGCACTTTGGTTAAAAGGTGCACTGGCTGGCAAAGCCGCCGCTGTGTTTACCTCGACGGGCTCGATGCATGGTGGTAACGAAACCACGCTTATCACCATGATGCTGCCGTTAATGCACCACGGCATGATCATGGTCGGCTTACCGTATTCAGAGCCTGCACTATCAGCCACCACCTCTGGCGGCACACCTTATGGTGCAAGCCATGTTGGCGGTGCCATGGATGACAAACCCATCAGCGATGATGAAAAGAAACTGTGTCTCGCACTAGGTAAACGCCTCGCTGAGTCTGCGTTAAAGTTATCAAGAAAACTTTAAAAAATGGCCAATTTACACCTAGATGCCAGGCAATTTCTAAGAAGCACTCGCACCGCTATACTATCAACCCATTCGACAAAATTTGAAGGCTATCCATTTGGCTCGGTCGCCCCGTTTGTATTAGATCACCAATGCCAACCAATCATATTGATTAGCAACATTGCAGAACACACCAAAAACATCGCTGCCAACCCAAAAGTATCACTGCTAGTGTTTGCAGGGGCTGAAGACTTACAAGCGAATGCAAGGCTCACGCTACTAGGTAGCGCCAATGCAATCAATAAAAACGAAGATGCTAACTTGAGAGAGCGGTATTTACGTTACCTACCACAAGCGAGCGGCTATTTTGATATGCATGATTTTGCTTTTTATCGTATAAAAATTGAAACAGCGCGCTATATTGCTGGTTTTGGCAAAATGGGCTGGCTATCGGGTGATGATTTAATCAATGACATCCCTACAGATGCATTACTAGCCAATCAGGAAGCACAAATTATTGCGCATATGAATACAGACCATGCCGATAGCTTAATCCGTTATTGTCAGCACGTGCACGGTGTCCAGGCTACGCATGCAAGCATGCTAGGAATCGATTGCGACGGCTTCGATGTGCATGCCACCGTTGGCGACAAAACAACTATTTTTCGCTTTAACTTTGAAACAAAAATCCATGATGCTCAATCGGCAAGAGCTGCATTGGTAAGCCTCTCAAAATCAGTCAACCTTTAAACAAAACGTGAATAAAATCAACATGCTTAACAAACTTCAGCTGGGTGCTTCGATTAGCCTCATCGCACTTATTTTACTCACGCTCGCATGGGAAACCGTTTTGGCGCCGTTAAAGCCTGGCGGCTCACTGCTCATGCTCAAGGCTTTACCGCTGTTACTGCCTTTGTTTGGTATTTTGCGAGGCAAACGCTACACCTACCAATGGTCGTGTATGTTCATACTATTTTACTTCACAGAAGGTGCAGTTCGCGCTTGGGCTGATACAGGTCTTTCTGCCAAACTTGCGTTACTAGAGGTCATCCTTACAATCTTATTCTTTACATGTACAATTTTTTACGCACGACTAACACGTCAACCAAAGCAAATCAGCGTAGAAAACGCGTAAACAACCATAAGTTTTTACATCCATACCGCGCCAAACATGCTGTCTTCTACTATAATTTAGTCATTAAAACACTATTAGCAAGTTACGCATGAAAATACTGCTCTCAAACGATGATGGTTACTTCGCACCAGGTTTAAACATACTGGCAGAACATATTGCAAAAATTGCAGATATTACAGTCGTAGCGCCTGAAAGAAACAGAAGTGGCGCAAGCAACTCACTCACACTTGATCGTCCATTAAGCGTAAAAAAAGCATCAAACGGATTTTTTTACGTCAACGGCACACCAACTGACTGTGTGCATATTGCACTAACAGGGCTAATGGATACGATGCCAGACATGGTGATTAGTGGTATTAATGATGGTGCCAACATGGGTGATGATACGATTTACTCAGGCACCGTTGCTGCTGCGATGGAAGGCTATTTACTTGGTATTCCATCAATTGCGGTGTCAATGTCCCAGCACAACTCTACACACTTTGAAACTGCAGCAAGAGTTGCCGTTGAACTTGTTCAGCACTATCAGAAAAATGGATTCAGTGCACCAACCTTACT from Methylotenera sp. L2L1 includes:
- a CDS encoding DUF2069 domain-containing protein — encoded protein: MLNKLQLGASISLIALILLTLAWETVLAPLKPGGSLLMLKALPLLLPLFGILRGKRYTYQWSCMFILFYFTEGAVRAWADTGLSAKLALLEVILTILFFTCTIFYARLTRQPKQISVENA
- a CDS encoding HugZ family protein, with product MANLHLDARQFLRSTRTAILSTHSTKFEGYPFGSVAPFVLDHQCQPIILISNIAEHTKNIAANPKVSLLVFAGAEDLQANARLTLLGSANAINKNEDANLRERYLRYLPQASGYFDMHDFAFYRIKIETARYIAGFGKMGWLSGDDLINDIPTDALLANQEAQIIAHMNTDHADSLIRYCQHVHGVQATHASMLGIDCDGFDVHATVGDKTTIFRFNFETKIHDAQSARAALVSLSKSVNL
- the purB gene encoding adenylosuccinate lyase, which produces MSLTTLNALSPLDGRYQSKLDALRPYFSEYALIKHRAWVEIEWLKALAGAKELAEIAPFSAETIKELDTAITNFSEADASQVKAIEARTNHDVKALEYWLKEKFDSNPEVKKASEFIHFACTSEDINNLSHGLMLKTARDSVMLPFLNNLIARLTELSEQLANQPMLSRTHGQTASPTTMGKELANVVYRLQRQQKQLASNDILGKINGAVGNFNAHLSAYPDFDWEAFAKGFVSSLGLTYNPMTIQIEPHDYMAELYDTIARINTILIDINRDIWGYISVGYFKQKVKAGEIGSSTMPHKVNPIDFENSEGNLGLANAVLRHMAEKLPISRWQRDLTDSTVLRNMGVAFGYTLLGYDSCLRGLNKLEVNPARLDEDLNNSWEVLAEPIQTVMRRYGIENPYEQLKELTRGKGGINQSSLHTFISGLSIPEEAKQALLALTPATYTGKAAELVKTIK
- a CDS encoding autotransporter assembly complex protein TamA codes for the protein MNKRLIIYVFFLYVTFLCGSAPAYADNNSYQVEIEAPSPLESLLQNHLDIIKWRKNPRMSPGEWKRLSAEAHQQIKDLLATEGYFSPSINLQATQNNSEYVAKFMIEPGNPAVIDKVDITFTGDITQQPAKATPSQQQIRDEWPLKSGMTFTQTAWSEAKRNLLSKLLVNRYPNATITDTKAVIDANQQTASLQITVDSGSTVHFGDILIEGLQRYPENIIHNLNPIKPNEVYSQAQLLTFQTRLQESGYFRVVEVTSDAKTASQETNLAPIKVKVDENQSIKLSTGVGYSTNTGARTQLTVDHLNLFNRNWRMTSSLRLEEKLQSISGVIRLPTTENGYRDSANAATTRTEIEGQTTTVTQAGVKRAWGTLKREQYVGANILSEHVKLDSAESSDNYAATLGYGITLRRTDNNLNPTRGYLFNAQFNGAPLASLSNGTFLQSYFKTQAYYPITKSTQLIARAELGMVNGKNSAPAAFLFRAGGDQSVRGYGFQSLGVTEGDAIVGGRYLATGSIEIIQWLTPEWGAAIFTDFGNAANTVKDLKPVYGYGLGARWKSPVGPIGADIAYGQETDEYRMHFNIGVIF
- the wrbA gene encoding NAD(P)H:quinone oxidoreductase: MNEILVLYYSQGGAVREMAQLIARGVQSVDGIKARIRTVPKVSTNCEATESDIPSTGDPYVELQDLEECIGLALGSPTRFGNMAAPMKYFLDGTTALWLKGALAGKAAAVFTSTGSMHGGNETTLITMMLPLMHHGMIMVGLPYSEPALSATTSGGTPYGASHVGGAMDDKPISDDEKKLCLALGKRLAESALKLSRKL
- a CDS encoding translocation/assembly module TamB domain-containing protein — encoded protein: MTRYLQILMVSIALLLLPAAHSESTISVSTSLDTFSYDLDSIHLKLEKLSARWQLSPFGEGDLLVEQLKAKRLTITVKNSDTESKESPLPKSIKLPFPITIEQSEINEVIVVTGEDRQTFHNVKLNFEGNAKKLKLNLSHASTPWGEASAHINMSATKPFNLTGDVSLKKTNTDYPYDVKAQLGGNLNIINIHSKSWLALQDRKINLLKSDTKQAGAQLIIDAQLELNKNYAMQVHGQLLELSPARLGNYPEALLNVEVNLDGALKPTLNAALTITAHDSVWQQQAVSGLVKAQLNGQTLEQLTFAVNIANNQIKGTGNINKENMHLTWQADLPDMSRFDQTYAGQISANGTIDGAIDNPSATLKLLAQKLRLSKDLQIEHLTGDANITAGGNGTIAATIDAQKIEFGSYAPINGNIRLKGTQADHTITITAENKENKLQSTLKGGIQLKQSSAKKQWLGVLQQLDYAGGTPIKLKDAAPLSVDLEQLSLKQALLTLKNGAINVEHIHIGNGVLDSKGSLEKITLDDLPPNLLQLPNTLSSNAVFSGKWFLETKDTINAHFSLWRDSGDITFKKPDGTLLPLELLETKVELNVINNELAAKVSLNGKNIGTLNAETATRLTKEDAGFSLHNNAPFKLTSHAQLNTLLWLPMPSSMLDADLDGQLTLSANADGTIEHPNLSGAINGEKISFNLPSEGIQLNNGTFQARFENDQLHIEQMVWQGGSGNLSANGWLQLNQGKPTIDLAWAADQFTILSRTDRLLTLSGTGKTVLADSLLNISGDFTVNKGLIELAQEDTPTLSDDVVILGQAIVEKDTSLQILLNGLHIKLGDDFTLRGRGLDAQLTGALTLTGLTEYRPYTEGSINVEKGTFMAYGQILTIERGILNFNGPMDNPGLNIRAMRNSKPVNAGVEITGSATIPVVKLVSDPNVPETDKLAWLVLGHGTEQAGKNDFALLSLAAGALFSQGQSVPLQSQIARAAGLDEFSFAGGDAENASLTLGKRLTSQLYLSYAKSISSLQDVARLTFNITPRWALRAEAGNESAVDVLYTFSFK
- the surE gene encoding 5'/3'-nucleotidase SurE, with protein sequence MKILLSNDDGYFAPGLNILAEHIAKIADITVVAPERNRSGASNSLTLDRPLSVKKASNGFFYVNGTPTDCVHIALTGLMDTMPDMVISGINDGANMGDDTIYSGTVAAAMEGYLLGIPSIAVSMSQHNSTHFETAARVAVELVQHYQKNGFSAPTLLNVNVPDIPYEALQGRTVTRLGKRHKAEPVVQLKTPRNETVYWVGAAGQPNDGGLGTDFHAIANQQVSISPIQVDLTCHAQLNDIKQWLSS